One segment of Strix aluco isolate bStrAlu1 chromosome 17, bStrAlu1.hap1, whole genome shotgun sequence DNA contains the following:
- the TP53RK gene encoding EKC/KEOPS complex subunit TP53RK yields the protein MAAAQAETGGPCAGMAGAAGPARDVVEAAGPAMDEPEGEAGAAGPVVAEAPPPPLPGLQLVQQGAEARVYRGLFLGRAAVAKLRIPKRYRHPALEERLSRRRTAQEARSLLRCRRAGIPAPVVYFVDYVTNSIYLEDIVDSITVQDHINSVQRSGNDTSNLLMLAEKMGELLARMHDEDIIHGDLTTANILLRPPTEKLDLVLIDFGLSFVSGLPEDKGVDLYVLEKVFLSTHPDTEAVFKALLKTYAAKSKKSGPVIKRLDEVRLRGRKRSMIG from the exons ATGGCGGCGGCCCAGGCGGAGACGGGTGGCCCGTGCGCTGGCATGGCCGGGGCCGCGGGCCCCGCGAGGGACGTGGTGGAGGCCGCGGGCCCCGCCATGGACGAGCCTGAGGGCGAGGCGGGTGCCGCGGGCCCTGTGGTGGccgaggcgccgccgccgccgctgccggggctGCAGCTGGTGCAGCAGGGCGCCGAGGCGCGCGTTTACCGGGGGCTCTTCCTGGGGCGGGCGGCGGTGGCCAAGCTCCGCATCCCGAAGCGGTACCGGCACCCGGCGCTGGAGGAGCGGCTGAGCCGGCGGCGCACGGCGCAGGAGGCGCGGTCGCTGCTGCGGTGCCGGCGGGCAG ggatTCCAGCTCCAGTGGTCTACTTTGTGGATTATGTCACCAACTCCATATATCTTGAAGACATTGTAGACTCAATAACTGTTCAAGATCATATTAATTCTGTACAAAGGAGCGGAAATGATACCAGTAACCTCCTTATGTTAGCAGAGAAGATGGGTGAGCTGTTAGCAAGAATGCATGATGAAGATATTATACACGGGGATCTTACAACTGCCAATATACTTCTGCGGCCGCCCACAGAGAAGCTGGACTTGGTGCTGATAGACTTTGGACTCAGTTTTGTTTCAGGTCTTCCAGAGGATAAAGGAGTTGATTTGTATGTTCTGGAAAAAGTCTTCCTTAGCACTCATCCAGATACTGAAGCGGTGTTTAAAGCTCTGCTAAAGACCTATGCAGCTAAATCTAAAAAATCTGGTCCTGTGATCAAAAGGCTGGATGAAGTACGGCTAAGGGGAAGGAAGAGATCCATGATTGGGTAG